One Crocosphaera sp. UHCC 0190 DNA window includes the following coding sequences:
- a CDS encoding beta-ketoacyl synthase N-terminal-like domain-containing protein, with protein MEPIAIIGLSCRFPSANDPQHYWQLLRNGIDAITEVPPDRWDIESLYEETPATPGKMNTKWGGFLKEIDAFDAEFFRISPREAEYIDPQQRLLLEVAWEALENGGLIPKELAESQTGVFVGISNNDYGRASLQDISKISAYSGTGNALCITANRLSYLLNLKGPSLAIDTACSSSLVAVHYACQSLRLQESDLCLAGGVNLILSPEGTIIFSQARMMASDGHCKTFDARADGYVRGEGCGIVVLKRLSDALRGENKIYAVIKGSAVNQDGLTNGLTAPNGPSQQAVIRQALKNAGVKANQISYIEAHGTGTPLGDPQEFNSLKKVLMENRQPDQPCWIGSVKTNIGHLESAAGIAGLIKVVLSLQHQEIPQHLNLQQLNPYISVEGTPLRIPLQCEPWETPSEKRLAGISAFGFGGTNCHLIVEEAPQTSETLDAQSSSQERPYHLLTLSAKTEPALLEMANRYQTFLASHPDISVADIYFSANTGRSQFEHRLAIVTDTSEDLQRELAAFAHQEESNGISGIVTSRKAQKIAFLFTGQGSQYEDMGRQLYETQPRFREILDRCDQILRPYLDKPLLEILYPREGQSSPIHETAYTQPALFALEYALAQLWQSWGIKPDVVMGHSVGEYVAACVAGLFSLEDGLKLIAQRGRLMQALPQDGSMMAVLADETKVKAVLQPYGQEVVIAAYNGPQSIVISGLSEVVTEVQAIFESEGIKTKPLQVSHAFHSPAMEPMLEEFRQIAQEITYHQPQINIISNVTGQLASQDIGTPEYWCLHILQPVRFAESMETLAQQGYEVFLEIGPKPILLGMGRHCLPEQAQLWLPSLRPEQENWLHILNSLAMLYVRGININWSKFDQDYVRRPISLPTYPFQRKRYWLDTDSSKKLTPTVSTSNLVHQILLQQLQTVGNFSDKEVKLLPRLVDVLLTQAQPSSPSSSVIEKNQNLSTSTESFPETSKTDTKPSQSLTKTQLLQADPQECQELLQSYLGKLLGKVTKIPANQIDWQQPLSSLGIDSLMATEIRKELEMTLEIAVPVEYFAALTIEQFFDQVLHLITSQATHRDSEPELNREKQTQQDLWFPFLDKNSQPRLRLFCFPYAGAGASIFQSWSKFFPSDIEICPVQLPGRENRDQEPPFTGLKPLIQTLVPLICPYLDRPFAFFGHSMGALLSFELTRELRRQNKQSPVCLFVSSSRAPQIPDFDVPLHQLGDSKFKEALQKFQGIPEETLKKAEFDQQFLPILRADFALMETYLYGSGDLLNCPIYAFGGVDDRKVSQKDLESWSQQTSQDFRVKMFSGEHFFFQKEQPEMLQIVWQKISEYIDS; from the coding sequence CTTGCTGAAAGTCAAACAGGGGTTTTTGTCGGTATTAGTAATAATGATTATGGTAGAGCATCCCTACAAGATATCTCTAAAATAAGTGCTTATAGTGGAACCGGAAACGCATTGTGCATTACAGCCAATCGTTTATCCTACCTGTTAAATTTAAAGGGGCCTAGTTTAGCCATAGATACTGCTTGTTCCTCATCCCTCGTAGCAGTTCACTATGCTTGTCAAAGTCTACGGCTTCAGGAATCAGATTTATGTTTAGCGGGGGGCGTTAACCTAATTTTGTCCCCAGAAGGCACAATTATCTTTTCTCAAGCTCGCATGATGGCATCCGATGGCCATTGTAAAACCTTTGATGCCAGAGCAGATGGCTATGTTCGCGGCGAAGGATGTGGCATCGTTGTTCTAAAAAGGCTTTCAGACGCGCTACGGGGTGAAAATAAGATTTATGCTGTGATTAAAGGCTCGGCAGTTAATCAAGATGGCTTAACGAATGGTTTAACAGCACCTAATGGCCCATCTCAACAGGCAGTCATTCGTCAAGCTTTGAAAAATGCGGGGGTTAAGGCGAATCAAATCAGCTATATTGAAGCTCATGGGACAGGAACCCCTCTGGGTGATCCCCAAGAATTTAACTCCTTGAAAAAGGTTTTGATGGAAAATCGTCAACCGGATCAACCCTGTTGGATTGGATCTGTTAAAACCAATATTGGCCATTTAGAATCAGCGGCCGGTATTGCAGGTTTAATCAAAGTCGTTTTGTCCCTGCAACACCAAGAAATTCCCCAGCATCTCAATCTTCAACAACTTAATCCCTATATTTCAGTCGAAGGAACGCCTCTAAGAATTCCTCTCCAGTGTGAACCTTGGGAAACACCCTCAGAAAAACGCCTCGCGGGAATTAGTGCTTTTGGGTTTGGGGGAACCAATTGTCATCTGATTGTTGAAGAAGCCCCTCAGACATCAGAAACCCTTGACGCTCAATCATCATCCCAAGAACGTCCTTACCATCTGTTAACCCTCTCAGCCAAAACTGAACCAGCTTTATTAGAGATGGCGAATCGTTATCAAACATTTTTGGCATCCCATCCTGATATTTCTGTGGCCGATATTTATTTTAGTGCGAATACAGGGCGATCGCAGTTTGAACATCGATTAGCCATTGTCACCGACACTTCAGAAGACTTACAGCGAGAATTAGCCGCCTTTGCACATCAAGAAGAAAGCAATGGAATCTCAGGGATAGTAACGTCTCGGAAAGCTCAGAAAATTGCCTTTTTGTTTACTGGCCAAGGATCACAATATGAGGATATGGGGCGACAGTTGTATGAAACTCAGCCCAGGTTTCGAGAAATTTTAGATCGCTGTGACCAAATTTTGCGTCCCTACTTAGATAAACCCCTACTAGAGATTCTTTACCCTAGGGAGGGGCAATCATCTCCCATTCATGAAACGGCCTACACACAACCCGCCCTCTTTGCCCTCGAATATGCTTTAGCTCAATTATGGCAATCTTGGGGCATTAAACCTGATGTGGTTATGGGTCATAGTGTGGGAGAATACGTCGCCGCTTGTGTTGCTGGTTTGTTTAGTCTGGAAGATGGACTGAAACTGATTGCCCAGAGGGGACGCTTAATGCAAGCATTACCTCAAGATGGGTCTATGATGGCTGTTCTCGCTGATGAAACCAAGGTTAAAGCTGTCTTGCAACCCTACGGTCAAGAAGTAGTCATTGCTGCTTACAATGGGCCACAAAGCATCGTGATTTCTGGTTTATCTGAAGTCGTTACGGAAGTACAAGCAATCTTTGAATCTGAAGGCATTAAAACAAAACCCTTACAAGTTTCTCATGCCTTTCACTCACCCGCGATGGAACCGATGTTAGAGGAATTTCGCCAAATTGCCCAAGAAATTACCTATCATCAACCCCAAATTAACATTATTTCTAATGTGACAGGACAACTGGCCAGCCAAGACATAGGAACGCCTGAATATTGGTGTCTTCATATCCTCCAACCTGTAAGATTTGCTGAGAGCATGGAAACCCTGGCGCAACAGGGCTATGAAGTGTTTCTAGAAATTGGACCCAAACCGATTCTGTTAGGAATGGGTCGTCACTGTTTACCAGAACAAGCACAATTATGGCTTCCGAGTTTGCGTCCAGAACAAGAAAATTGGCTACACATATTGAACAGTTTGGCCATGCTTTATGTTAGGGGAATTAATATTAATTGGTCTAAATTTGATCAAGATTATGTACGTCGTCCCATCTCCTTGCCTACCTATCCCTTCCAACGAAAACGATATTGGTTAGACACTGATTCTTCTAAAAAGTTAACCCCAACTGTCTCAACCAGTAACTTAGTCCATCAAATATTATTACAGCAGTTACAAACTGTCGGCAATTTTTCAGATAAAGAGGTGAAACTGTTACCCAGGTTAGTTGATGTCTTACTCACCCAAGCGCAACCTTCATCACCGTCATCTTCAGTCATTGAGAAAAACCAAAATTTATCTACATCCACTGAGTCATTCCCAGAAACATCTAAAACTGACACAAAACCAAGTCAAAGCTTGACCAAAACTCAATTACTGCAAGCTGATCCTCAAGAATGTCAAGAATTGCTTCAATCTTACCTTGGTAAACTGTTAGGAAAAGTTACGAAAATTCCTGCCAATCAAATTGACTGGCAACAACCTCTATCTAGTTTAGGAATTGACTCTTTGATGGCAACCGAAATCAGAAAAGAGCTAGAAATGACTCTAGAAATAGCCGTTCCTGTGGAATATTTCGCCGCACTGACCATTGAGCAGTTTTTTGATCAGGTGCTGCATCTGATTACCAGTCAAGCTACTCATAGAGACTCTGAACCAGAATTAAACAGAGAAAAGCAAACCCAACAAGATTTATGGTTTCCTTTTTTGGATAAAAATTCTCAACCTCGTTTACGTCTCTTCTGTTTTCCCTATGCAGGTGCAGGGGCTTCAATTTTTCAATCTTGGTCAAAATTCTTTCCGTCTGACATCGAAATTTGTCCCGTTCAGTTACCTGGTCGAGAAAATCGAGATCAAGAACCTCCTTTTACGGGACTAAAACCTCTAATTCAAACCTTAGTTCCTTTAATTTGTCCTTATCTTGATCGTCCCTTTGCCTTTTTTGGTCATAGTATGGGGGCCTTATTAAGCTTTGAATTAACCCGTGAACTTCGCCGACAGAACAAGCAAAGTCCTGTTTGTCTATTTGTTTCGAGTAGTCGCGCTCCCCAAATTCCCGATTTTGATGTACCGTTGCATCAGTTAGGAGATTCTAAATTTAAAGAAGCTCTCCAGAAATTCCAGGGAATTCCCGAAGAAACCCTCAAAAAAGCTGAATTTGATCAACAATTTCTCCCCATTTTACGCGCAGATTTTGCCCTCATGGAGACGTATTTGTATGGGTCTGGTGATCTTCTGAATTGTCCCATTTATGCCTTTGGAGGGGTAGATGATAGGAAAGTTAGTCAAAAAGATCTTGAAAGCTGGAGTCAACAAACCAGTCAAGATTTTAGGGTAAAGATGTTTTCCGGTGAACATTTCTTTTTTCAGAAAGAACAACCAGAAATGTTACAAATTGTTTGGCAAAAAATTTCTGAGTATATAGATTCTTAG